The following coding sequences are from one Patagioenas fasciata isolate bPatFas1 chromosome 23, bPatFas1.hap1, whole genome shotgun sequence window:
- the LOC136113860 gene encoding uncharacterized protein, which yields MESFADVPILGDPCPEQTRTSLSLELAHEWHPVPRTTPRCCSEEPSPFPFLEDAAGKRLLRRARLPPHRLPALTVTPEQGQKAEGSEPRARQLPVIQRSCLKEKEEKGKLPPLVAPREVDFIARAIERREKNKREKKKEEKLPQYIQKFLEGEEKKKKEAAVGEKSKRPSAGAMTAKAEAEKETPGVEGEAENPEEMQRSQVLGIPAEEEHFLPRGG from the exons ccccgagcagacccgcacgtcactctccttggaactggcacacgagtggcacccggttcccagaacaacaccgagatgctgttctgaagaaccgtctcctttcccgtttctagaggatgctgccgggaagcgcctcctccgtcgagccaggcttcctccacatcggttacctgccctgactgtgacgccggagcagggtcagaaagccgaggggagtgagcctcgcgccag gcagctaccggtcatccagaggagctgcttgaaggaaaaggaggagaaaggaaagctaccgcctctggttgcccccagagaagtggacttcatagccagagccattgagaggagagaaaag aataaacgggagaagaagaaagaggagaagcttccacagtatatccagaaattcctggaaggagaggaaaagaagaaaaaagaggcggcggtaggggaaaaaagtaaacggccgtcagccggagcaatgacagcaaaggccgaggcagaaaaggagacacccggtgtggaaggagaggcagaaaacccagaggagatgcagaggagccaggtacttgggattcctgcagaagaagagcactttctcccgcggggcggctga
- the LOC136111113 gene encoding uncharacterized protein isoform X1 — translation MAERPPLRPRLAWQERPPSRPRVAWQEKAGGPQEARSPAQPNQVDAAQPPQMDADSLRANGFLRGYVDSIVSFLSSPDKEESHKIGFLMDIRDLCDTSRRHRSPRGLDVFCQRYELAEKIEVLLAEEPRAQLRSALRQIAMRAIAELSAVERVLEGKETRLLQACFSSVFLLPPEVEDVDRYLYLETVRSMDNMLEALLLNSGASRASELLHNIFQMLLTFGSSEREHVRQRALGRIEELSFVLAESPTLGPFAEHLQPPERTDLVLVLIKALPGSSTFDKQAATNLLDMVERDCGFWLVDVPKITSCIHKTLGFISTAPARQRVASLIVPMADKCPAEVVSTLLTIAPPGDSTALALWEVMFSVPQTLQNVLKELLIQLQDRHCRVLHTCWEDTSILRLAMLASSDLQDEEFAAMYLVMRFLREQSPKVLSLVLRALMTLSEREEMARKMKVMLPDLAWVLQYGNNVIKTKALVVFINVMAQLEREEASAIAVLLANLLLPFFDDELSQLRESSIGLFRHLMKMVVGNDKTKMKNTVRLGLLPLFFRMSDQVQSVAKVAREALLGAAELLKWKQLRHLVQTQQTWRTGESLLERDRSRAQELLSQSLPYLRDAQPSLREAALRFIGLAARHLRDPSEEELAEICRAIQPLEGDSDPSVCSLAAQTVGIVCSSWKRPRSRWSLRALCCWR, via the exons ATGGCGGAGAGACCCCCCCTCCGACCcaggctggcctggcaggagagaccccccagccgcccccgggtggcctggcaggagaaggctgggggtccccaggaggccaGATCTCCAGCGCAGCCCAACCAGGTGGATGCGGCCCAGCCACCGCAgatgg ATGCCGATTCGCTACGCGCGAATGGATTTCTACGGGGATACGTGGACTCCATCGTGTCCTTCCTCAGCAGCCCAGACAAG GAGGAGAGCCACAAGATCGGGTTTCTCATGGACATCCGCGACCTGTGCGACACCAGCAGGCGCCACCGCTCGCCAAGGGGCCTGGatgtcttctgccagagatacgagctggcagaGAAGATCGAG GTGCTGCTGGCAGAGGAGCCCAGGGCCCAGCTGCGCTCGGCGCTGCGGCAGATCGCCATGCGTGCCATTGCCGAGCTGAG CGCCGTGGAGAGGGTGCTGGAGGGCAAGGAGACCAGGCTGCTCCAAGCCTGCTTCTCCAGTGTCTTCTTGCTCCCACCAGAAGTGGAGGACGTGGACCGTTACCTCTACTTAGAA ACCGTGCGGTCCATGGACAACATGCTGGAGGCGTTGCTTCTCAACTCCGGCGCCTCCAGAGCCAGCGAGCTGCTGCACAACATCTTCCAG atgctcttgaccttCGGCAGCTCCGAAAGAGAACACGTGCGGCAGAGGGCCCTGGGGAGGATTGAGGAGCTGAGCTTCGTGTTGGCTGAGAGCCCCACGCTGGGG cCCTTTGCAGAGCACCTCCAGCCTCCCGAGAGAACAGACCTGGTCCTGGTGTTGATCAAGGCGCTGCCCGGctccagcacctttgacaagCAGGCGGCCACAAACCTGCTGGACATGGTGGAGAGAGACTGCGGGttctggctggtggat gtgccgaagatcacgagctgcatccacAAAACCCTGGGGTTCATCAGCACCGCGCCGGCCCGGCAGAGAGTGGCGTCCCTAATTGTCCCCATGGCTGACAAGTGCCCTGCGGAGGTGGTGTCCACGCTGCTGACAATCGCACCACCCggagacag cactgccctggctctgtgggaggtgatgttctccgTGCCCCAGACCCTGCAGAACGTGTTGAAGGAGCTGCTCATCCAACTCCAGGACCGGCACTGTAGGGTCTTACATACATGCTGGGAGGACACGTCCATCCTCCGCTTGGCT ATGCTGGCCAGCAGTGACCTGCAAGACGAGGAGTTTGCTGCAATGTACCTCGTCATGAGGTTTCTGAGGGAACAAAGTCCAAAggtgctctccctggtgctcagggccttgatgacgctgtcagagagagaagagatg GCCAGAAAAATGAAGGTCATGCTGCCAGACCTGGCGTGGGTCCTGCAGTACGGCAATAACGTCATCAAGACCAAGGCTCTGGTGGTCTTCATAAACGtgatggctcagctggagagggaggaggccagCGCCATCGCCGTGCTGCTGGCAAACCTTCTCCTGCCCTTCTTTGATGAC gagctgagccagctgagagAGAGCTCCATCGGCCTCTTCAGACACCTGATGAAGATGGTGGTGGGGAACGACAAGACAAAGATGAAGAACACGGTGCGACTTggcctgctccctctcttcttccgcATGAGTGACCAAGTGCAGAGCGTGGCCAAG gtggccagggaagccctcctggGTGCAGCAGAGCTCCTGAAATGGAAACAGCTCAGACACCTGGTACAGACTCAGCAGACATGGAGGactggagagagcttg ctggagcgggacaggagcagggctcaagAGCTCTTGAGCCAGAGCCTGCCGTACCTGAGGGACGCTCAGCCCAGCCTGCGAGAGGCGGCCCtgaggttcatcg ggctggctgcgcggcacctgagggacccaagcgaggaggagctggctgagatctgcagag ccaTTCAGCCCCTGGAGGGGGACAGCGACCCCTCCgtctgctccctggcagctcagaccGTTGGCATCGTGTGCTCTTCATGGAAGCGGCcgaggtctcgatggagcctgcgagccctgtgctgctggcgctga
- the LOC136111113 gene encoding uncharacterized protein isoform X2 — protein sequence MAERPPLRPRLAWQERPPSRPRVAWQEKAGGPQEARSPAQPNQVDAAQPPQMDADSLRANGFLRGYVDSIVSFLSSPDKEESHKIGFLMDIRDLCDTSRRHRSPRGLDVFCQRYELAEKIEVLLAEEPRAQLRSALRQIAMRAIAELSAVERVLEGKETRLLQACFSSVFLLPPEVEDVDRYLYLETVRSMDNMLEALLLNSGASRASELLHNIFQMLLTFGSSEREHVRQRALGRIEELSFVLAESPTLGVPKITSCIHKTLGFISTAPARQRVASLIVPMADKCPAEVVSTLLTIAPPGDSTALALWEVMFSVPQTLQNVLKELLIQLQDRHCRVLHTCWEDTSILRLAMLASSDLQDEEFAAMYLVMRFLREQSPKVLSLVLRALMTLSEREEMARKMKVMLPDLAWVLQYGNNVIKTKALVVFINVMAQLEREEASAIAVLLANLLLPFFDDELSQLRESSIGLFRHLMKMVVGNDKTKMKNTVRLGLLPLFFRMSDQVQSVAKVAREALLGAAELLKWKQLRHLVQTQQTWRTGESLLERDRSRAQELLSQSLPYLRDAQPSLREAALRFIGLAARHLRDPSEEELAEICRAIQPLEGDSDPSVCSLAAQTVGIVCSSWKRPRSRWSLRALCCWR from the exons ATGGCGGAGAGACCCCCCCTCCGACCcaggctggcctggcaggagagaccccccagccgcccccgggtggcctggcaggagaaggctgggggtccccaggaggccaGATCTCCAGCGCAGCCCAACCAGGTGGATGCGGCCCAGCCACCGCAgatgg ATGCCGATTCGCTACGCGCGAATGGATTTCTACGGGGATACGTGGACTCCATCGTGTCCTTCCTCAGCAGCCCAGACAAG GAGGAGAGCCACAAGATCGGGTTTCTCATGGACATCCGCGACCTGTGCGACACCAGCAGGCGCCACCGCTCGCCAAGGGGCCTGGatgtcttctgccagagatacgagctggcagaGAAGATCGAG GTGCTGCTGGCAGAGGAGCCCAGGGCCCAGCTGCGCTCGGCGCTGCGGCAGATCGCCATGCGTGCCATTGCCGAGCTGAG CGCCGTGGAGAGGGTGCTGGAGGGCAAGGAGACCAGGCTGCTCCAAGCCTGCTTCTCCAGTGTCTTCTTGCTCCCACCAGAAGTGGAGGACGTGGACCGTTACCTCTACTTAGAA ACCGTGCGGTCCATGGACAACATGCTGGAGGCGTTGCTTCTCAACTCCGGCGCCTCCAGAGCCAGCGAGCTGCTGCACAACATCTTCCAG atgctcttgaccttCGGCAGCTCCGAAAGAGAACACGTGCGGCAGAGGGCCCTGGGGAGGATTGAGGAGCTGAGCTTCGTGTTGGCTGAGAGCCCCACGCTGGGG gtgccgaagatcacgagctgcatccacAAAACCCTGGGGTTCATCAGCACCGCGCCGGCCCGGCAGAGAGTGGCGTCCCTAATTGTCCCCATGGCTGACAAGTGCCCTGCGGAGGTGGTGTCCACGCTGCTGACAATCGCACCACCCggagacag cactgccctggctctgtgggaggtgatgttctccgTGCCCCAGACCCTGCAGAACGTGTTGAAGGAGCTGCTCATCCAACTCCAGGACCGGCACTGTAGGGTCTTACATACATGCTGGGAGGACACGTCCATCCTCCGCTTGGCT ATGCTGGCCAGCAGTGACCTGCAAGACGAGGAGTTTGCTGCAATGTACCTCGTCATGAGGTTTCTGAGGGAACAAAGTCCAAAggtgctctccctggtgctcagggccttgatgacgctgtcagagagagaagagatg GCCAGAAAAATGAAGGTCATGCTGCCAGACCTGGCGTGGGTCCTGCAGTACGGCAATAACGTCATCAAGACCAAGGCTCTGGTGGTCTTCATAAACGtgatggctcagctggagagggaggaggccagCGCCATCGCCGTGCTGCTGGCAAACCTTCTCCTGCCCTTCTTTGATGAC gagctgagccagctgagagAGAGCTCCATCGGCCTCTTCAGACACCTGATGAAGATGGTGGTGGGGAACGACAAGACAAAGATGAAGAACACGGTGCGACTTggcctgctccctctcttcttccgcATGAGTGACCAAGTGCAGAGCGTGGCCAAG gtggccagggaagccctcctggGTGCAGCAGAGCTCCTGAAATGGAAACAGCTCAGACACCTGGTACAGACTCAGCAGACATGGAGGactggagagagcttg ctggagcgggacaggagcagggctcaagAGCTCTTGAGCCAGAGCCTGCCGTACCTGAGGGACGCTCAGCCCAGCCTGCGAGAGGCGGCCCtgaggttcatcg ggctggctgcgcggcacctgagggacccaagcgaggaggagctggctgagatctgcagag ccaTTCAGCCCCTGGAGGGGGACAGCGACCCCTCCgtctgctccctggcagctcagaccGTTGGCATCGTGTGCTCTTCATGGAAGCGGCcgaggtctcgatggagcctgcgagccctgtgctgctggcgctga
- the LOC136111113 gene encoding uncharacterized protein isoform X3: MDIRDLCDTSRRHRSPRGLDVFCQRYELAEKIEVLLAEEPRAQLRSALRQIAMRAIAELSAVERVLEGKETRLLQACFSSVFLLPPEVEDVDRYLYLETVRSMDNMLEALLLNSGASRASELLHNIFQMLLTFGSSEREHVRQRALGRIEELSFVLAESPTLGPFAEHLQPPERTDLVLVLIKALPGSSTFDKQAATNLLDMVERDCGFWLVDVPKITSCIHKTLGFISTAPARQRVASLIVPMADKCPAEVVSTLLTIAPPGDSTALALWEVMFSVPQTLQNVLKELLIQLQDRHCRVLHTCWEDTSILRLAMLASSDLQDEEFAAMYLVMRFLREQSPKVLSLVLRALMTLSEREEMARKMKVMLPDLAWVLQYGNNVIKTKALVVFINVMAQLEREEASAIAVLLANLLLPFFDDELSQLRESSIGLFRHLMKMVVGNDKTKMKNTVRLGLLPLFFRMSDQVQSVAKVAREALLGAAELLKWKQLRHLVQTQQTWRTGESLLERDRSRAQELLSQSLPYLRDAQPSLREAALRFIGLAARHLRDPSEEELAEICRAIQPLEGDSDPSVCSLAAQTVGIVCSSWKRPRSRWSLRALCCWR; this comes from the exons ATGGACATCCGCGACCTGTGCGACACCAGCAGGCGCCACCGCTCGCCAAGGGGCCTGGatgtcttctgccagagatacgagctggcagaGAAGATCGAG GTGCTGCTGGCAGAGGAGCCCAGGGCCCAGCTGCGCTCGGCGCTGCGGCAGATCGCCATGCGTGCCATTGCCGAGCTGAG CGCCGTGGAGAGGGTGCTGGAGGGCAAGGAGACCAGGCTGCTCCAAGCCTGCTTCTCCAGTGTCTTCTTGCTCCCACCAGAAGTGGAGGACGTGGACCGTTACCTCTACTTAGAA ACCGTGCGGTCCATGGACAACATGCTGGAGGCGTTGCTTCTCAACTCCGGCGCCTCCAGAGCCAGCGAGCTGCTGCACAACATCTTCCAG atgctcttgaccttCGGCAGCTCCGAAAGAGAACACGTGCGGCAGAGGGCCCTGGGGAGGATTGAGGAGCTGAGCTTCGTGTTGGCTGAGAGCCCCACGCTGGGG cCCTTTGCAGAGCACCTCCAGCCTCCCGAGAGAACAGACCTGGTCCTGGTGTTGATCAAGGCGCTGCCCGGctccagcacctttgacaagCAGGCGGCCACAAACCTGCTGGACATGGTGGAGAGAGACTGCGGGttctggctggtggat gtgccgaagatcacgagctgcatccacAAAACCCTGGGGTTCATCAGCACCGCGCCGGCCCGGCAGAGAGTGGCGTCCCTAATTGTCCCCATGGCTGACAAGTGCCCTGCGGAGGTGGTGTCCACGCTGCTGACAATCGCACCACCCggagacag cactgccctggctctgtgggaggtgatgttctccgTGCCCCAGACCCTGCAGAACGTGTTGAAGGAGCTGCTCATCCAACTCCAGGACCGGCACTGTAGGGTCTTACATACATGCTGGGAGGACACGTCCATCCTCCGCTTGGCT ATGCTGGCCAGCAGTGACCTGCAAGACGAGGAGTTTGCTGCAATGTACCTCGTCATGAGGTTTCTGAGGGAACAAAGTCCAAAggtgctctccctggtgctcagggccttgatgacgctgtcagagagagaagagatg GCCAGAAAAATGAAGGTCATGCTGCCAGACCTGGCGTGGGTCCTGCAGTACGGCAATAACGTCATCAAGACCAAGGCTCTGGTGGTCTTCATAAACGtgatggctcagctggagagggaggaggccagCGCCATCGCCGTGCTGCTGGCAAACCTTCTCCTGCCCTTCTTTGATGAC gagctgagccagctgagagAGAGCTCCATCGGCCTCTTCAGACACCTGATGAAGATGGTGGTGGGGAACGACAAGACAAAGATGAAGAACACGGTGCGACTTggcctgctccctctcttcttccgcATGAGTGACCAAGTGCAGAGCGTGGCCAAG gtggccagggaagccctcctggGTGCAGCAGAGCTCCTGAAATGGAAACAGCTCAGACACCTGGTACAGACTCAGCAGACATGGAGGactggagagagcttg ctggagcgggacaggagcagggctcaagAGCTCTTGAGCCAGAGCCTGCCGTACCTGAGGGACGCTCAGCCCAGCCTGCGAGAGGCGGCCCtgaggttcatcg ggctggctgcgcggcacctgagggacccaagcgaggaggagctggctgagatctgcagag ccaTTCAGCCCCTGGAGGGGGACAGCGACCCCTCCgtctgctccctggcagctcagaccGTTGGCATCGTGTGCTCTTCATGGAAGCGGCcgaggtctcgatggagcctgcgagccctgtgctgctggcgctga